ACTCCGTCACGCCGCGGCGGACGGCGGCTGCTGCACCGGATGCCCGCCTGCGACCGGCACGCCAACGGCGCCGTCCGCCAGCGGCGCGGCATCCCAATCAGCCGGCCGCCATCCCGTCAGGACCGCGGGCGGCAGCGCCGCGCGCAGCGCCCTCCAACCGCCGGCCTGCGCGAGATGCCGCGCGGTGACCAGGTCCTTCGCGATGGAGAGGCCGCGCCCGGCGGTCCGGACCGCGCCGACCTCCACGAGCCCATAGCCTGGACCCAAGCCGAGCGCGTACACGTTGCGACTCGGATGGTGCGCGATGATCTTCCCGCCGTCCAATCGCGCGGCCACGTTGCGCGCGGCGGTCGCCGCCTGAAGTTCGGCCCGATGCGCCGACGGCTCCGCTTCGCCGCTCCCTTCGCCTGCGCGGTACGCGCAGTCGCCGATCGCGAACACGCCGGGATACCGCTTCACTTCGAGTGCCCCGGTGACGGGGATTCGGCCGGTGGCGTCGGACAGTCCCGACGCCGCTGCCACAAGCGGCGCCTCGATGCCGCCGCCCGCCCAGACGATCGTGCCGGCGTCGAGCGATCCCCCGCCGTCGAGATCGACGCGTCTGCCGTCGACGCGAACGGCCGAGTATCCGGCAAGCACCTCCACGCCGAGCGCGGACAGCCTGGACGCTGCGACGTCGCCTGCCCAACGGCTGAGGCGCGGCAGCAGCCGGTGCCGCCGGTGCACCAGGATGACGGGCGGTCGAGCGTGCGGATCGTAGAGGCGCCCGAGGCGCGCCTGCAGTTCGGCGGCAACCTCTACGCCGACGAAACCGCCGCCGATGACGACCACGCGTCCGTCCACCGCCCGCCCCTCGCGCGCTGCGCCGGCGATAAACTGCACGCGGCGGCGAAGGCCGCAGGCCGCATCAACCTGCCAGACCGGCAGCACGGCGGTCGGATCGTCGGCGAGGCCCTCCGGCAGGTGCGGACGGCCGCCGAACGCGAGCACCAACGCGTCGGCGTCGAGTGCACCGCCGCCCCAAACCACCCGGCGCGCCGCAGGATCGACGACCTCCACGTCGTGCGTCAGGACGCGCACGCGCGTACCGGAGAGCAGCGCCTCGATCGACAGGTGCACCGCGCAGGGGATCCGACCGCCGATCGCCTGTGGCAGCCGCGGCCGAAGCGTGTGGAAAGGCGCCCGGTCGACCAGCACGACCTCGACCGGATGCCGCCACGTGCGCCGATCGAGCAACCGGGCCACGCGCAGGCCGGAGTAGCCGCCCCCGACGACGATGACCCGGCGCGCGTTCACCGGTCCGCCTGCCCGACCGCGGCCGGGCCGCTCGTCTCGGCCGCGATCACCCGGTTCAACTCCCGGATGAGCCCGTCCACGTCGGTCACGTGGCACCAGTCCTCCGCATCGTCCAGCGTATTGAGGTCGTACATCCCGGTGCACCGCGCGAGAGGATCGATTCCGTGCTCGATGAACAGCTCGCGCGCAGCCTTGCAGCTCGTCACCGCGTCCTTGACGGTCGTGCTCCGCGTAATCGTGATCATAATCGGCCTCCTCGCCGCCGGCGGCCCGTCCCCCGGCTCTGACGTCAGTAAACACCGTCCCTCGACCGGCGTCTTTGCGCCGGAACAAACCGCCTGTGCGCCGCCCCCGGCGTCACTAGGGCGGGGAAATCGTCGGAACCGTTTCGAACATACACCGGTGAGATGGAAGACGAGGGACGCCGCCGGAAAAGGCGGCCCCCCGATCAACGCCGACACGGAGGACGAAGGATGCAACGGGCACGCTTGACCAGTCTGGTGTTTCTACTCGGGGCGGCGGCCGCCTGCGGCATCGGCGCGTCCGCCGTCCGGGCCGCCGGAACCACGGTGACGATCCCGGGAGACTCGTATCTTCCGCCGGCCGTCACGATCGACGTCGGGCAGACCGTCACATGGGTTAACAAAGACACGGACCCGCACGTCACCACGACCGTCCCGGACGCGCCGGCGTCGCTCACCCTTGTCCATCCGGCGGGCAAGTCGGCGTCGTACACCTTTTCCAAGGCCGGCATTTACCCGTACTACTGCCTCGACCATGCGACCTTCAACACGACGCTGCGGCGGGTCGCAGCGCGCAAGGAAGCCGACCTATTCCCGATCGCGATGGAAGGCCTCGTGGTGGTCAAGGGACCCGGGCTCACGGGCAGGCCGACGGCGGCGGTGAAGATTTCCGGGGGCGCCTACGCGCCGTTCATCGCCGTCGTGCGGGCGGGCGGGAGGGTGACCTGGACGAACGACGACCACGCCGCGCACACGGCGGTCTTCGCCGGACGCGGCATGCCGAGGCTGTCGCTTGCCGCGGGCAAGAGCGCCTCCGCAACGTTCGCCACCCCCGGCGTCTATCTGTTCTACGACGAGCGCTTCGCGACGTATGACGCGAAGATCGGGTTGGCGGGGGCGAAGAAGGGAGCGCCCCACTTCCCTATCGCCATGCAGGGCTTCGTGGTGGTGCTCTAACGGTGGCGGCGGCCCGGTGGCGGACCGCCGCCGGGGTGGCCGCGGCGCTGGTGCTTCTCGGGGTGCCGGCGCCGCCGGCGTCGACGGCCCCCGAGGACGAGGCCACGCCGCGCGCGGCCCTCACCCTCGTGCGTCAGGCGTTGGCGGCCCTGGAGGTCGGTCCACCGGACCTCGGCGTGGCAACCGAGCGAACGATCAAAGCACTGCTGGCTCCGGACACGCGCGGGGTGGACATGCCGCGCCTGCGGGACGCCGCGCAGGCGCTCGGCGAGGAAGACGCGGCCGCAGCCGCGATGTACCTGATGCAGGCGCTGCGTCCGTCGGAGGCGGGACCGTCCGCCATCGATCGGGCCCTCCTTCTCCCGGTCGCGCGCCGCTTCGTCGCCTCGCCGGCCGCCTACGCGCTGCTGGCCGGCGCAGTCCTCCTGATCGCGGCCGGCGCCGCCGTCGTGCGCCGGTGACCGCGCCGTCGCGGCAGAACCGATTGTGGACGGCCGTCGACGCCAGACTGGCCCTCCACAACTTTCTCTATGAGGTCCCGGCCTACGCGAATACGCTGCCGTACGTCCTCGGTGCGATCACGCTCATGGGCCTCGTGATCCTCGTCGGCACCGGCATCCTCCTCGGCCAGTTCTACGTCCCGGATCCCGCCGCAGCCAATCAGAGTATCCGCGCGATCATGGCCCAGGTGCCCGGCGGCGAGGTGATCCGCGGCGTCCACGTCTGGGCGGCGCACCTGACGGTCGCCGTCCTGGTGCTGCACATCCTGCGTGTTTTCGTGACCGGCGCCTATCGATATCCGCGGGAGGCCAACTGGGCGATCGGGGTTGCGCTGTTCGCGACGATGCTGGCACTGTTCTTTACGGGAACGGTTCTGCGATGGGACCAGGAAGCGATCGAAGCGCTCGCCCACAACGTCGAGTTCGCCGCACTGCTCGGGGTCTTCGGCGGCTGGTTTTCGCCTGCGTTCTCGAGCCACGTGCCTCTCCTTACGCGCCTGTACATGGCGCACGTCAGTCTGCTGCCCCTTCTGCTGTTCATGCTGCTGGTCGGGCACGTCTATCTCGTCCGGCAGCACGGGATCTCGCCGCACCTTACGCGCACCGAACCGTCCGGGGCTCGTTATACGTTCGCCGACCACCTCAGAAAGGCGGTCGGATACGGCTGCATCATGCTGGGTCTGGCGCTGGCGCTGAGCGTCATCGCGCCCCCGGGGGAGGGCGCGGCGCCGGTCGCGGGCATCGAGGTGACCAAACCGCCGTGGCTGTTCCTCCCGCTGTACGGCCTGGAGAACCTGTTCGGACTCCGGGGCCTGTGGGGGACCGCGGTGTTCCTGCTGTGGCTACTGGCCGTTCCGATCCTGGACCGCGGTCGCGCATCCGGGTGGGCCGGCCGGCGGCGGGCCTTGGCGGCCGGCGCGGTGGTCCTCGCGGTGATCATCACGCTCGGCATGTATGCCTGGCTGAGGCAGCCGGTCGCGCACCTCCATTGACCGGGGGCGTTTGTGCTGGAACAAGGACAACGAAACGACACGTCGCTATCCTGATGCCGTACGAATCGAAGGAGAGAGAGATGACGCAGATCCGCGACCGCCTGCCGGTCCACGCTGGTCCGGCGCCTGCACCCCTCGGGCACGAACCGGCGCTCCGCATTGACGGTCTCGTCCACCGGGCCGTCGAGGCGCGCGCCGTCGATCTCCAGGCGCTGCCGCGCGTCGAGCACACGGAGGCGTTCACGTGCGAGGAGGGATGGACCGTCCCCGCGGTACGGTGGCGCGGGGTCCGCGTCGCCGACGTGGTGGCCCTCGCCGGACCGCTGCCGTCCGCGCGGTTCGTTCGCGTGTACGCGGGAACGTACACCGTCCCGGTCGCTCTCGACGACGCCGGCGCGGCGCTGTTGTGTGAGGAGATGGACGGACGTCCCCTCCCCGCCGTCCACGGAGCGCCGTGGCGGTTACTCGTGCCGGGCGGCGCCTGCTTTACAAGCGTGAAATGGGTCGATCGGCTCGAGCTCACCGCCGAACCGGGCAGGAACGACGGCGAGCGCATCGCGCGCGCACGGCTGCGATCCCGGCCTGGAAACGCGCGGGAGGACCGTCGATGAATGCGCTCCTTCACTCGTACAGGACGGCCGTCGCGTTCACCCCCGAACGGTTCCACCCTGTGCCGGTCGCGCAGAGCGAACGGACCCGCGTGCTGCTGGTGTGCCTCGAACCGGGCCAGTTCATTCCCGTGCACTCGCCGGGCGTCGACCTGACGGTCGTCGTACTGGAGGGCACAGGGATGCTCGTCGCCGGTGAGCGCGAGGAAGCGATCAGCCCGGGCGCCGTCGCCTTCGCGCCGGCCGGAGCGGCCCGCGGGCTCCAGGCGGCCACCAGACTCGTCGTGCTCAACGTCGTCACCCCGCCGCCGACCGAGGCCGACCACGCCGAAGTGACCGCGGGGCTCCGCCGGGGGCGCTGGCGATAGCATCACGAGCGACCGCCGGCCGCATCCGCCTGCCGCTCGTCGGCCTCGGGGCGCTCGCGCTGCTGACCGGCCTGTGGGCGGGATTGATCCGGATCGGCTGGCCGCTGCCGGTACTGCAGCCCGCCCTGCCGCTCGCCCACGGTCCGCTCATGGTATCGGGGTTTCTCGGAACGCTCATCAGCCTCGAGCGGGCGGTCGCGTTCGGCCGTCCGGAAGCGTATGCGGCGCCGCTGGCGACCGGACTCGGGGGACTCGCGCTGCTGCTCGGCGTGCCGTCGCCGGCCGGCCCGGCGCTGATCACGCTGGGCGGCCTGGGGCTCACGGCGATCTTCGCGTCCGCGCTGAGAGCTCACCGGGCGTTCCACACGGCCGTGATGGCGCTCGGGGCGGCGGCGTGGCTCATCGGCGGCGCGCTCTGGCTCACGGGGACGCCGATCTACGGCGCGGTCCCGTGGTTCGGCGCGTTCCTCGTGCTCACGATCGTAGGCGAACGGCTGGAATTGAGCCGGCTCGCCCGGCCGGCGCCGTCGAGCCGGGGGATGTTTCTGGCCGTCGTCGCCCTCTATCTGGCCGGACTGCTGCTGACGCTTCGCGCGCCGGCAAGCGGGGCGCGCGTCGAAGGTCTCGCGATGGTCGGCCTCGCGCTGTGGCTCCTGCGCTTCGATATCGCGCGGTACACGGTCCGGCAGGCGGGGCTTGCCCGTTTCATCGCCGTCAGCCTGCTCTCCGGCTACGGCTGGCTCGGCGTCGCCGGGGTCCTCTGGATCTCGTTCGGCGGATCGATCGCCGGGCCGCTCTACGACGCGATGCTGCACGCGCTCTTTCTCGGCTTCGTCTTCGCGATGATCTTCGCCCACGCGCCGATCATCCTGCCGGCGGTGTTGGGCGGCGCGGTCCCGTACCGCGCGGACTTCTACGCCCCGCTCGCGCTCCTCAATCTCTCGCTGGTCGTGCGCCTGTGCGGCGACCTCGGGGGGTACGGAGACGTTCGCCGGTGGGGCGGCCTGCTCGGCGTCGTCGCGGTGCTCGCGTTCCTGGCGAACACCGTGCGTACCGCGGCCAGCGCGCGGAGGGGGTAGTGGTCGCATACGTGATCAGCGTCTCGCTACACATTCTCGCCGCGTGCGTGTGGATCGGCGGGATGGTGTTTCTGGCGGCCGCCGTCCTTCCGGTGCTCCGCCGGCCTCCGTACCAGGCCGTGGCCGCTCCCCTCATCCACGCGGTCGCGCTCCGGTTCCGGTGGATCGCGTGGGCAACGCTCGGGCTGCTGGTCGCGACGGGGATCGCCAATCTTCACTTCCGGGGATACGGCTGGACGGCGGTGCGGGACGGCACGGCGTGGCGGACCGGGTTCGGTCACATCCTCGGCATCAAGCTCGCGCTCGTCGCGCTGATCCTCGCGATCAGCGCGTGGCACGACCTCGTCGTGGGGCCGGAGTTCACCAAGGCCGCGCTCGCCGATCCCGGCTCTCCCCGCACGCGCCGGCTGCGCCGGGTGGCGGCGTGGGTCGGACGGCTGATGCTCGTGCTATCCGTTGCGGTCCTCGCGCTCGGCGTCATGCTGGTTCGCGGCGCGCCGTAGCGGCGCGCCGCGACATCACCAACCGAACCGCTCCTTGAGTTCGCGGGACATCATCTGAGGTTCCCAGGCCGGCGTCCAGACCAACTCGACGTCGACGCCGCCGACGCCGGGTAGCGCGCCGACGGCCTGCCGCACGGCGTCGGGGATCATCTCGTTCATCGGACAGAGCGGCGTCGTCAGCGTCATCGTGACGAAGACCTTGGTCCCGACGATCTGCACGTCGTAGACGAGTCCCAATTCGACGACGTTCGCCCCGAGTTCAGGGTCGAGCACCCCGCGCAGCACGTCGCGCACCTGCTCGGCCGTGACCGCGGAGCCGCCGCGGCACGCGTCCGTCACGCCCGGCCGATGCGCACGCGCCAGACCTCGGGGCCCTGCTCCAGGTACGTCCACGTGAACTTCCCCGCCTGCTCGGCCTGGAACTGATAGAAGAGCGGCTTGGGGTCGTGATCGTTGACGAGGACGAACGCGCGTCCGGGCGCGAGGGCCACGAACGTCTTGAAGATCACCGCGTGGCGCCGGGCGGGCACCAGGGTCCGGACGTCCAGATCGGCGTCCCCGTTGGGGGTCGCGCGGCCCGCGCCGTCCGGCGCCGAGCCGCCGGCCGCGTCGTGATCGCCCGCCGGCATCTCGTGCATCTGCCGGATGATACGCTGCTGCTCCGCCTCCGTCGTGTACCGGGTCAGAAGCGGCATGTAGATCTGTTCTTCTTTCTGGAGGTGCACGTCGAACAGCGCCTTGAGCTGCCACGCCAGACGGGTCACGTCGCGCGCCACCTCCGCCCGCCCGGCCCCGCCGGCGCCGCGCAACCGTGCCGCGGCCTGCTCGAGCGCCTGAACGTACCCGCCGATCGCCCGGTGGTCCACCTGCATCGTCGCCGTGGCCGAGCCGTGCGCCTTGAGCAGCGGCTCAACCGCCGGATACAGGTACCGGTCCTCCCCCGCCGCGTGCGGAAGCAGCTCGTCGCGAAGGAAGCGAATGAACGGTTCCGGATCGGCCGCCGTCGCGCCTCCGGTCAGCGCCTCCACGTATCCCGCCATTTTGCCCGCCAGTTCCTCGTGATGGTGCCGCAGTGCCTCGCGTGCCGTTGCCGTCGCCATCGCCGCCCCTCCACGCCTCCGCGTCTCGCGCGTCGGCCGCCCCTATCACACCACGCCGCGGCGTTGTAGTCTTTGCGCCGGGACAAACCGGTCGCCGGGCGCCCGTGCGAGGGCGTGC
This DNA window, taken from bacterium, encodes the following:
- a CDS encoding FAD-dependent oxidoreductase is translated as MNARRVIVVGGGYSGLRVARLLDRRTWRHPVEVVLVDRAPFHTLRPRLPQAIGGRIPCAVHLSIEALLSGTRVRVLTHDVEVVDPAARRVVWGGGALDADALVLAFGGRPHLPEGLADDPTAVLPVWQVDAACGLRRRVQFIAGAAREGRAVDGRVVVIGGGFVGVEVAAELQARLGRLYDPHARPPVILVHRRHRLLPRLSRWAGDVAASRLSALGVEVLAGYSAVRVDGRRVDLDGGGSLDAGTIVWAGGGIEAPLVAAASGLSDATGRIPVTGALEVKRYPGVFAIGDCAYRAGEGSGEAEPSAHRAELQAATAARNVAARLDGGKIIAHHPSRNVYALGLGPGYGLVEVGAVRTAGRGLSIAKDLVTARHLAQAGGWRALRAALPPAVLTGWRPADWDAAPLADGAVGVPVAGGHPVQQPPSAAA
- a CDS encoding plastocyanin/azurin family copper-binding protein is translated as MQRARLTSLVFLLGAAAACGIGASAVRAAGTTVTIPGDSYLPPAVTIDVGQTVTWVNKDTDPHVTTTVPDAPASLTLVHPAGKSASYTFSKAGIYPYYCLDHATFNTTLRRVAARKEADLFPIAMEGLVVVKGPGLTGRPTAAVKISGGAYAPFIAVVRAGGRVTWTNDDHAAHTAVFAGRGMPRLSLAAGKSASATFATPGVYLFYDERFATYDAKIGLAGAKKGAPHFPIAMQGFVVVL
- a CDS encoding cytochrome b N-terminal domain-containing protein encodes the protein MTAPSRQNRLWTAVDARLALHNFLYEVPAYANTLPYVLGAITLMGLVILVGTGILLGQFYVPDPAAANQSIRAIMAQVPGGEVIRGVHVWAAHLTVAVLVLHILRVFVTGAYRYPREANWAIGVALFATMLALFFTGTVLRWDQEAIEALAHNVEFAALLGVFGGWFSPAFSSHVPLLTRLYMAHVSLLPLLLFMLLVGHVYLVRQHGISPHLTRTEPSGARYTFADHLRKAVGYGCIMLGLALALSVIAPPGEGAAPVAGIEVTKPPWLFLPLYGLENLFGLRGLWGTAVFLLWLLAVPILDRGRASGWAGRRRALAAGAVVLAVIITLGMYAWLRQPVAHLH
- a CDS encoding molybdopterin-dependent oxidoreductase, yielding MTQIRDRLPVHAGPAPAPLGHEPALRIDGLVHRAVEARAVDLQALPRVEHTEAFTCEEGWTVPAVRWRGVRVADVVALAGPLPSARFVRVYAGTYTVPVALDDAGAALLCEEMDGRPLPAVHGAPWRLLVPGGACFTSVKWVDRLELTAEPGRNDGERIARARLRSRPGNAREDRR
- a CDS encoding cupin domain-containing protein; amino-acid sequence: MNALLHSYRTAVAFTPERFHPVPVAQSERTRVLLVCLEPGQFIPVHSPGVDLTVVVLEGTGMLVAGEREEAISPGAVAFAPAGAARGLQAATRLVVLNVVTPPPTEADHAEVTAGLRRGRWR
- a CDS encoding CopD family protein, which produces MVAYVISVSLHILAACVWIGGMVFLAAAVLPVLRRPPYQAVAAPLIHAVALRFRWIAWATLGLLVATGIANLHFRGYGWTAVRDGTAWRTGFGHILGIKLALVALILAISAWHDLVVGPEFTKAALADPGSPRTRRLRRVAAWVGRLMLVLSVAVLALGVMLVRGAP
- a CDS encoding metal-sulfur cluster assembly factor; its protein translation is MTDACRGGSAVTAEQVRDVLRGVLDPELGANVVELGLVYDVQIVGTKVFVTMTLTTPLCPMNEMIPDAVRQAVGALPGVGGVDVELVWTPAWEPQMMSRELKERFGW
- a CDS encoding DUF2249 domain-containing protein, translated to MATATAREALRHHHEELAGKMAGYVEALTGGATAADPEPFIRFLRDELLPHAAGEDRYLYPAVEPLLKAHGSATATMQVDHRAIGGYVQALEQAAARLRGAGGAGRAEVARDVTRLAWQLKALFDVHLQKEEQIYMPLLTRYTTEAEQQRIIRQMHEMPAGDHDAAGGSAPDGAGRATPNGDADLDVRTLVPARRHAVIFKTFVALAPGRAFVLVNDHDPKPLFYQFQAEQAGKFTWTYLEQGPEVWRVRIGRA